In the genome of Pempheris klunzingeri isolate RE-2024b chromosome 11, fPemKlu1.hap1, whole genome shotgun sequence, one region contains:
- the gpr61 gene encoding G-protein coupled receptor 61, with translation MERPVTPSPSWNTSLSGLPTFPASLHPNTSNVTLPITSLRGGIDLNQSLALCAMLIMDVLAVVGNLAVMIVITKTPQLRKFAFVFHLCLVDLLAALVLMPLGMLSDRILVDEALCRSYLCLSVCLVSAAILTICAINVERYYYIVHPMRHEVKMTVGVVVMVLVGIWIKAVVMSVLPLMGSLFQGNQGLGTPLVLTHGQRHCSLHWTGGRNTRLLFMVFFTFIYFLCPMLIILVVYCNMFKVARVAAMQHGPLPTWMDTPRQRSESISSHSTMAASLGGTGARMTPQRTFSGGKAAVVLVAVGGQFLCCWLPYFSFHLYSAVVSTSPTLLAQLEDVVTWIGYFCFTSNPFFYGCLNRQIREELGRHLACLFKRAGPSEGEQLPSREASIEENFLQFLQGTGCNLEPCNSHNRASPEEPETEGLQESAVQQNTPADFHIPGQILEETSEFIQQQHLNNELHVSENCCRTVPEL, from the coding sequence ATGGAGCGTCCTGTCACACCAAGCCCCTCCTGGAACACTTCTCTCTCCGGCCTCCCCACATTTCCAGCCTCACTGCACCCGAATACCTCTAACGTGACCCTGCCCATCACAAGCCTCAGAGGTGGGATAGATCTGAACCAGTCTTTAGCGTTGTGTGCTATGCTCATCATGGATGTGCTGGCAGTGGTGGGGAACTTGGCCGTGATGATTGTCATCACCAAAACGCCGCAGCTGCGTAAGTTTGCCTTCGTGTTCCACCTCTGTTTGGTGGACCTGCTGGCAGCGCTGGTGTTGATGCCTCTGGGGATGCTGTCAGACCGAATCCTAGTGGATGAGGCGTTGTGTCGGAGCTACCTCtgcttgagtgtgtgtctagTGAGTGCTGCCATCCTCACCATATGTGCCATCAACGTGGAGCGCTACTACTACATCGTCCACCCCATGCGACATGAAGTGAAGATGACAGTAGGCGTGGTGGTGATGGTACTAGTTGGAATCTGGATTAAAGCTGTTGTCATGTCAGTACTGCCTCTCATGGGATCTTTGTTCCAGGGGAACCAGGGTCTGGGGACTCCTTTGGTCCTCACCCACGGTCAGAGACACTGCTCCCTCCACTGGACGGGAGGCAGGAACACACGGCTGCTTTTCATGGTCTTCTTTACATTCATCTATTTTCTGTGCCCCATGCTGATCATTCTGGTCGTCTACTGCAACATGTTCAAGGTGGCACGAGTAGCAGCCATGCAGCATGGCCCCCTTCCCACTTGGATGGACACGCCGCGACAAAGGTCAGAGTCCATCAGCAGCCACTCTACCATGGCAGCCAGCCTCGGAGGGACTGGTGCCCGCATGACACCTCAGAGGACCTTCAGCGGAGGGAAGGCTGCAGTAGTCCTGGTGGCAGTGGGAGGCCAGTTCCTCTGTTGCTGGCTGCCatatttctccttccatctctaCTCGGCTGTGGTGTCTACCTCTCCTACCTTGCTGGCCCAGCTGGAGGATGTGGTCACATGGATTGGCTATTTCTGCTTCACCTCCAACCCCTTCTTCTACGGCTGCCTGAACCGGCAGATTCGCGAGGAACTGGGCCGCCACCTGGCTTGCCTCTTCAAGAGGGCTGGGCCCAGCGAAGGGGAGCAGCTGCCCAGCCGAGAGGCCTCGATTGAGGAGAACTTCTTGCAGTTCCTTCAGGGCACTGGATGCAATCTGGAGCCCTGCAACTCTCACAACAGAGCCAGCCCAGAGGAGCCAGAGACTGAGGGCCTTCAGGAATCAGCTGTTCAGCAGAACACGCCAGCTGACTTCCACATCCCGGGGCAGATCCTTGAGGAAACCTCAGAGttcatacagcagcagcatctgaacAATGAGCTACATGTATCAGAGAATTGCTGCAGAACTGTACCAGAGCTGTAG